A window of Pedobacter lusitanus contains these coding sequences:
- the pgl gene encoding 6-phosphogluconolactonase — MNLLIYKTKSELLKDLADYIIAIAEKAIAEKDCFNFVLTGGNSPKELYEMLSTTYREKLDWSKVFFFIGDERNVPPGHESYNGLMAKKSILDPLNVDSDHIFFVDTTLAPEKAAIEYAKAISEHFKGADLAFDLILLGMGDDGHTASLFPGTAILDSKEVTVESVYVEKLATYRISFTAPLINKAKNVAFLVFGEAKAEALKHVIEDEPKDTHLYPSELINPIDGSLTWFLDSEAAKLLEN, encoded by the coding sequence ATGAACTTACTCATCTATAAAACAAAAAGTGAGCTGCTGAAAGACCTGGCAGATTATATTATCGCAATCGCGGAAAAAGCAATTGCAGAAAAAGATTGTTTTAATTTTGTGCTTACCGGCGGCAACTCTCCTAAAGAGTTATACGAAATGCTATCCACTACGTATCGTGAGAAGCTGGACTGGTCAAAGGTATTTTTCTTTATCGGGGATGAACGTAATGTTCCTCCGGGACATGAAAGCTATAATGGCCTGATGGCTAAGAAATCCATTTTAGATCCTTTGAACGTTGACTCGGATCATATCTTTTTTGTAGATACAACACTGGCTCCCGAAAAGGCTGCCATTGAGTACGCAAAAGCTATTTCTGAGCATTTTAAAGGTGCTGATCTGGCATTTGATCTGATTCTGTTAGGTATGGGTGATGACGGACATACGGCATCATTATTCCCGGGCACAGCTATTCTGGATAGTAAAGAAGTAACTGTAGAGAGTGTATACGTTGAAAAACTGGCAACTTACAGAATCAGCTTTACTGCCCCTCTGATCAATAAGGCAAAAAATGTTGCCTTCCTGGTATTTGGAGAAGCCAAAGCTGAAGCGCTTAAACATGTGATCGAAGATGAGCCTAAGGATACTCACCTGTATCCTTCTGAACTGATCAATCCGATTGACGGAAGCCTTACCTGGTTTCTGGATAGTGAAGCAGCAAAACTGCTGGAAAACTAA
- a CDS encoding exopolyphosphatase, whose translation MLRYAAIDVGSNAVRLLIADITYNENGFGFKKNTLVRVPLRLGDDAFLDHKISARKIEDLIKTMQAFKNLMDVYQVTKYLACATSSMREAQNGREIIKLIQEKANLDLEIIEGQREANIIYANHIEDDLDIRKNYLYIDVGGGSTELSVFVNKVPVASKSFDIGTIRILDNQDKEETWEEMKLWVKDQTKYHKNLAGIGTGGNINKLYKMANEKEGMPLTFLKLKSLYNQLNSHSLKERIQLFNLNPDRADVIIPACEIFITVMKWTGIKQIHVPRVGMADGIINLLIEENLNK comes from the coding sequence ATGCTCAGATATGCAGCAATTGACGTTGGCTCTAATGCCGTAAGACTGCTTATTGCAGATATAACATACAATGAAAATGGGTTTGGTTTTAAAAAGAATACACTGGTAAGGGTTCCTTTGAGATTAGGCGATGACGCTTTTCTGGATCATAAAATCTCTGCACGTAAAATCGAAGATCTGATTAAAACAATGCAGGCCTTCAAGAACCTGATGGATGTTTATCAGGTAACCAAGTATCTGGCCTGTGCCACATCTTCTATGAGAGAAGCACAGAATGGCCGTGAAATTATTAAGCTTATTCAGGAAAAAGCAAATCTGGATCTGGAGATTATAGAAGGACAAAGAGAGGCAAATATCATTTATGCCAATCATATCGAAGATGATCTGGATATCAGGAAAAACTATCTTTATATAGATGTAGGCGGCGGTAGTACAGAATTATCTGTTTTTGTCAATAAAGTACCCGTAGCTTCTAAATCATTTGATATCGGAACTATCCGTATACTGGATAATCAGGATAAGGAAGAGACCTGGGAAGAGATGAAGCTCTGGGTAAAAGATCAGACTAAATATCATAAAAATCTTGCCGGGATTGGTACTGGTGGAAATATCAATAAACTCTATAAAATGGCAAATGAGAAAGAAGGAATGCCATTAACCTTTTTAAAGTTAAAATCCCTCTATAATCAGTTGAACAGTCATTCACTGAAAGAACGGATTCAGCTCTTTAATCTGAACCCAGATCGGGCAGATGTTATTATTCCTGCCTGTGAGATATTTATCACTGTGATGAAGTGGACCGGAATCAAACAGATCCATGTACCGAGAGTTGGAATGGCCGATGGTATTATCAATCTGCTGATAGAAGAGAATCTGAATAAATAA
- the ppk1 gene encoding polyphosphate kinase 1 encodes MTKKKVPFLNRELSWLYFNERVLQEATDETVPLIERIKFLSIFSSNLEEFYRVRVATMTRLSNLNDKAKELLGFNPKKVLNEIKNIVVKQERKFEQLFQATLINELAQNRIFILNDTQLNVARGEFVKEHFRDKILSNLVPIMIDLEKPFPELRDRYLYFFVRLKKKAGKKDEKYALIELPPDLPRFLVLPETNGLKFIILAEDIIKYCLDDIFYVFKYDEVDAYSIQLTRDAELDIDKNVSDKFIDELKTSLDKRKKGKPMRLLYDTEMPFDMLGVLVAKMKIEAESLIPGNRYHKFGDFIRFPNVGDKSLEYPVNVPLKVFGLHRTQSIFNKLAERDYLVNLPYQSYDYIILFLREAAIDPKVTAINITLYRLAENSRVINALINAAKNGKKVNCLVELKARFDERANIFWTNRLEEEGVHVNYGLTDYKVHSKICLVTRIEKGRPVYYANLATGNFNEKTAKLYCDHSIFTAKKEITHDLIKLFAALNKRTVATGFKYLIVSPLESRTKFYTLIDREIKIARAGKPAYLIFKVNSLADEGIVEKLYDASNAGVKIKLIVRGICCLIPGVKGFSENITVISIIDKFLEHARVFIFGNNGKEELFLSSADLMSRNFEHRVEVGFPVLDEDVKQEIRDIIDFQLQDNVKARDITRLNNNKYHKNRISTKVRAQVQTYNYLKNKHQ; translated from the coding sequence ATGACAAAGAAGAAGGTCCCATTTTTAAATAGAGAACTCAGCTGGTTATATTTTAATGAACGGGTTTTACAGGAGGCAACAGATGAAACTGTTCCACTGATTGAAAGAATTAAATTTCTGTCTATTTTTTCTTCTAACCTGGAAGAATTTTACCGGGTACGTGTAGCTACAATGACCAGATTGTCCAATTTAAACGACAAGGCCAAAGAGCTGCTGGGATTTAATCCGAAGAAAGTACTTAACGAGATTAAGAATATTGTCGTTAAACAGGAACGTAAATTTGAACAGCTTTTTCAGGCTACCCTGATTAATGAACTCGCACAAAACAGGATTTTCATCCTGAATGATACACAACTCAATGTGGCCCGCGGAGAATTTGTAAAAGAACATTTCCGCGATAAAATACTTTCTAATCTGGTACCGATTATGATTGATCTGGAAAAACCATTTCCGGAGCTCAGAGACAGGTACCTTTATTTTTTTGTAAGACTTAAAAAAAAGGCCGGCAAAAAAGATGAGAAGTATGCACTGATAGAATTGCCACCAGATCTGCCCAGATTTCTCGTGCTTCCGGAAACTAACGGACTGAAATTTATTATTCTGGCTGAGGATATTATCAAATACTGCCTGGATGATATCTTTTATGTATTTAAATACGATGAAGTAGATGCTTATTCCATACAGTTAACCAGAGATGCAGAGCTGGACATTGATAAAAATGTAAGTGATAAATTTATTGATGAACTGAAGACCAGTCTGGATAAAAGAAAAAAAGGTAAGCCTATGCGTTTACTTTATGATACAGAAATGCCATTTGATATGCTGGGAGTGCTGGTTGCTAAAATGAAAATTGAGGCAGAAAGTCTGATTCCCGGAAACCGTTATCATAAATTTGGTGACTTCATTCGTTTTCCCAATGTCGGTGATAAAAGTCTGGAGTATCCTGTGAATGTCCCTTTAAAGGTTTTTGGCTTACACCGTACACAAAGCATCTTTAACAAACTGGCAGAAAGAGATTACCTGGTTAATCTGCCTTACCAGTCTTATGATTATATCATCCTGTTTCTGCGTGAAGCAGCGATAGATCCGAAGGTAACCGCTATCAATATCACACTTTATCGTCTTGCAGAAAATTCAAGGGTAATCAATGCACTGATTAATGCGGCAAAGAATGGTAAAAAGGTAAACTGTCTGGTAGAGCTTAAAGCACGTTTTGACGAGCGGGCGAATATCTTCTGGACTAACAGACTGGAAGAAGAAGGTGTGCATGTAAACTATGGTCTGACAGACTATAAAGTCCATTCCAAGATCTGTCTGGTAACCCGGATAGAAAAAGGCCGTCCGGTTTATTATGCAAATCTGGCTACTGGTAATTTCAACGAAAAGACAGCTAAACTTTATTGCGATCACAGTATTTTTACGGCTAAAAAAGAGATCACTCATGACCTGATTAAACTTTTTGCGGCCTTAAATAAACGTACAGTAGCAACAGGATTTAAGTACCTGATTGTTTCCCCTTTAGAATCAAGGACAAAGTTTTATACGCTAATAGACCGGGAGATTAAAATTGCCAGAGCAGGTAAACCTGCCTACCTGATTTTCAAAGTAAACAGTCTTGCAGATGAAGGCATTGTAGAGAAATTATATGATGCCAGCAATGCAGGAGTGAAGATTAAACTGATTGTGAGAGGTATTTGCTGCCTGATTCCCGGAGTTAAAGGTTTCAGTGAAAATATCACAGTCATCAGTATCATTGATAAGTTTCTGGAGCATGCCCGGGTTTTTATTTTTGGTAACAATGGTAAAGAAGAGTTATTTCTTTCTTCGGCCGATCTGATGAGCAGGAATTTTGAACATCGCGTAGAGGTTGGATTTCCCGTACTCGATGAAGATGTGAAACAGGAAATCAGGGATATTATCGACTTTCAGTTACAGGATAATGTGAAAGCCAGAGATATCACCAGACTGAATAATAATAAATACCATAAAAACCGTATCAGCACTAAAGTGCGGGCACAGGTTCAAACATATAATTACTTAAAAAACAAACACCAGTAA
- a CDS encoding methyltransferase domain-containing protein, with translation MPVDTSHRSTAPEIMDNFQLEGEILRDALDKIAGINRLLGGNKVTLEGIKFLIQTQPKSAVIRITDIGCGNGDMLRVLADYARKNQLNFMLTGIDANNFTVEHARSLSAGYTNINYQCLDIFDQLNRQEPTDIIICTLTLHHFKDQDIIALLQSFNAAARLGIVINDLQRSAVAYYLFLGLCFIFRLNKMSREDGLVSILRGFKRADLVLYSKKLAYRNYQIKWKWAFRYQWIVKIA, from the coding sequence ATGCCCGTAGATACCTCACACAGAAGCACTGCTCCTGAAATCATGGACAATTTTCAGCTGGAAGGAGAAATACTCCGGGACGCGCTGGACAAAATTGCCGGTATCAACAGGTTGCTGGGCGGAAACAAAGTGACTTTAGAGGGCATTAAATTTTTAATTCAGACACAACCAAAGTCTGCTGTTATCCGTATTACAGATATAGGTTGCGGAAATGGAGATATGCTGAGGGTACTTGCAGATTATGCCCGCAAAAATCAGCTGAATTTTATGCTTACAGGGATTGATGCAAATAATTTCACCGTTGAACATGCCCGGAGCCTTTCTGCGGGGTATACGAATATTAATTATCAGTGTCTGGACATATTTGATCAGCTAAACAGGCAGGAACCAACAGACATTATCATTTGCACTTTAACACTGCATCATTTTAAAGATCAGGATATCATCGCCCTGCTGCAAAGTTTCAATGCCGCAGCAAGACTGGGTATAGTGATTAATGATCTGCAGCGAAGTGCGGTTGCCTATTATCTGTTTCTGGGTTTATGTTTTATATTCCGGCTGAATAAAATGTCACGTGAAGATGGGCTGGTTTCTATTCTCCGCGGATTTAAAAGAGCTGACCTGGTTTTATATTCAAAAAAACTGGCGTACAGGAATTACCAGATCAAATGGAAATGGGCATTCCGGTACCAGTGGATAGTTAAAATAGCATGA
- a CDS encoding NAD(P)/FAD-dependent oxidoreductase: MPAQTDILITGGGLAGLTAALHLQRAGMEVILIEKDKYPHHKVCGEYVSNEVIPYLQWLDADPAILHPSRISTLQFSTSSGRSIFTRLPLGGFGISRYQLDNLLYEKFIARGGTVIQDTVSNIVFEKDLFTVYTLHEKQFTARQVIGAYGKRSAVDLKLKRKFMQQPSPFLAIKAHYSGEFDQDLVALHNFKGGYCGISKIEDQKINICYLTDYSTFKRYKNISSFQEKVLYQNKHLKDIFENTTPLFETPLTISQLSFGTREAVTDHILMIGDTAALIHPLCGNGMAMAIHSAQLCAGLLIRFFKGDITDRITLEKRYLIAWNQQFKSRLWMGNTLSAILKKEYLAEKLVSGIIRIPSILPLLIRKTHGHLINVQP; the protein is encoded by the coding sequence ATGCCTGCACAAACAGATATTCTCATTACAGGCGGCGGACTGGCCGGACTAACTGCAGCTTTGCATCTTCAACGGGCAGGAATGGAGGTTATCCTTATAGAAAAGGATAAATACCCGCATCATAAAGTTTGTGGTGAGTATGTTTCCAACGAGGTTATCCCCTATCTCCAATGGCTGGATGCCGATCCTGCAATACTCCATCCTTCACGGATTTCCACACTGCAATTTTCTACCAGTTCGGGACGCAGCATTTTTACCCGCCTGCCCCTGGGTGGCTTTGGTATCAGCAGATATCAGCTGGATAATTTGCTGTATGAAAAATTTATAGCCAGAGGTGGCACTGTGATACAGGATACAGTGAGTAATATAGTTTTTGAAAAGGACCTTTTTACAGTTTACACGCTCCATGAAAAACAGTTTACTGCCAGACAGGTTATTGGTGCTTATGGTAAACGCTCTGCCGTTGATCTTAAATTAAAAAGGAAATTTATGCAGCAGCCCTCACCTTTTCTGGCTATAAAAGCCCATTATTCCGGAGAATTTGATCAGGATCTTGTCGCACTGCATAATTTTAAGGGCGGATATTGCGGCATTTCAAAAATCGAGGATCAAAAGATAAACATCTGTTATCTGACAGATTACAGCACATTCAAACGCTATAAAAACATCAGTTCTTTTCAGGAAAAAGTACTTTATCAAAATAAACACCTGAAAGATATTTTTGAGAACACCACCCCTTTGTTTGAAACACCGTTAACTATCAGTCAACTATCATTTGGCACCAGAGAAGCAGTAACTGATCATATCCTGATGATCGGTGATACTGCAGCACTGATACATCCTTTATGCGGCAATGGCATGGCCATGGCTATACACAGTGCACAGCTTTGTGCAGGATTACTGATCCGTTTTTTTAAAGGGGATATTACAGACAGAATTACCCTGGAAAAACGCTATCTTATAGCCTGGAATCAACAGTTTAAATCCAGACTATGGATGGGTAATACTTTATCTGCAATTTTAAAAAAAGAATATCTGGCAGAAAAACTGGTTAGCGGGATTATCAGAATACCCTCTATCCTGCCGCTGCTGATCAGAAAAACACATGGACATTTGATTAACGTTCAACCCTAA
- a CDS encoding beta-ketoacyl-[acyl-carrier-protein] synthase family protein: MTKRVVITGLGVVSPNGADIAQFSHAIRNGLSGIKHDPQLEQLLFSCHVAGKPVIEETRLPQYFTELEIRNLESTGIVYGVIAGMDAWHDAGLLPAPAEIPDWDSGTVFGTGTSGIDKFRGAIYKLDNLQIRKLGSTVVAQTMASGVSALLAGKLGLGNQVTTNSSACATGTESILMAYERIKSGQAIRMLAGSTSDSGPYIWAGFDAMKVCTYKHNETPEKASRPMSASASGFVPGSGAGAMVLESLDSALSRGVKIYAEILGGHLNSGGQRGTGTMTAPNPQAVQRCIVSALKSSGIRPDEVDLINGHLTATSKDPLEIQNWVTALGRSGKDFPYINSVKGMIGHCISASGSIECVASVLQLSEGFIFPNINCEDLHPEIEMLIDQECIPRVSLEKKPAILIKASFGFGDVNACLLLKKYNHG, encoded by the coding sequence ATGACTAAACGTGTAGTGATCACCGGCTTAGGGGTTGTTTCACCTAATGGTGCGGACATCGCGCAATTCAGCCATGCGATCAGAAATGGTCTGTCTGGCATTAAGCACGATCCGCAGCTGGAACAACTGCTGTTTTCCTGCCATGTAGCAGGGAAACCGGTGATTGAAGAGACACGTTTACCACAGTATTTTACTGAACTTGAAATCAGAAACCTGGAAAGTACCGGGATTGTTTATGGCGTAATAGCTGGTATGGATGCCTGGCACGATGCCGGCCTCCTGCCCGCTCCTGCTGAGATCCCGGACTGGGACAGCGGTACTGTTTTTGGCACCGGAACCTCGGGTATTGACAAATTCAGAGGAGCTATTTACAAACTGGATAATCTCCAGATCCGTAAACTGGGCAGTACGGTGGTTGCACAAACCATGGCGAGTGGTGTCAGCGCGCTTTTAGCAGGCAAACTTGGTCTGGGCAATCAGGTCACTACAAATTCATCTGCCTGTGCAACGGGCACAGAAAGCATTTTAATGGCTTATGAGCGCATTAAATCCGGTCAGGCAATACGAATGCTTGCCGGCAGCACAAGTGACAGCGGGCCTTATATCTGGGCCGGCTTTGATGCAATGAAAGTCTGTACCTACAAGCACAATGAAACTCCTGAAAAAGCAAGCCGCCCGATGAGCGCTTCTGCCAGTGGTTTTGTTCCCGGCAGTGGTGCCGGAGCAATGGTTTTAGAAAGTCTGGACAGTGCTTTATCCAGAGGCGTTAAAATCTATGCGGAAATACTGGGCGGCCATCTCAACTCCGGCGGACAACGCGGTACAGGTACCATGACTGCCCCTAATCCTCAGGCAGTGCAAAGATGCATAGTCAGCGCACTGAAATCGTCGGGCATCAGGCCTGATGAGGTAGACCTGATCAATGGTCATTTAACAGCAACATCAAAAGATCCACTGGAGATACAGAACTGGGTCACAGCTCTGGGGCGTTCGGGCAAGGATTTTCCTTATATCAATTCCGTTAAAGGGATGATTGGTCATTGTATCAGCGCATCGGGCAGTATTGAATGTGTAGCTTCTGTTTTACAACTCAGCGAAGGCTTTATTTTTCCGAATATAAATTGTGAAGATCTGCATCCTGAGATTGAAATGCTGATAGATCAGGAATGTATACCAAGGGTTTCTCTGGAGAAAAAGCCAGCTATACTGATTAAGGCCAGCTTTGGCTTTGGAGATGTAAATGCCTGTCTGCTATTAAAAAAATATAATCATGGATAA
- a CDS encoding 3-hydroxyacyl-ACP dehydratase FabZ family protein, protein MNAQEILARLPYSKPFLFVDELLQIDENGSTGTYTFDKDLDFYKGHFKDAPVTPGVILTETMAQIGLVCLGIYLSGSTGTEMKAHVMLTSTAMDFMKPVFPGEKVTVTAEKVYFRFKKLNCNVVMKNEAGETVCKGNISGMVTTKMND, encoded by the coding sequence ATGAACGCACAAGAAATATTAGCCAGATTACCTTATAGCAAACCTTTTTTATTTGTCGATGAGTTACTGCAGATTGACGAAAACGGATCAACAGGAACCTATACTTTTGACAAAGACCTTGATTTCTATAAAGGACACTTCAAAGATGCACCGGTTACACCAGGGGTAATCTTAACAGAAACCATGGCACAGATTGGTTTGGTTTGTCTGGGTATTTATCTTTCTGGCAGCACCGGCACAGAGATGAAAGCTCATGTCATGCTGACTTCTACAGCAATGGATTTTATGAAACCGGTATTTCCAGGTGAAAAAGTTACGGTAACTGCTGAAAAAGTATATTTCAGATTCAAAAAACTGAACTGTAATGTAGTGATGAAAAATGAAGCGGGAGAAACAGTATGTAAAGGGAATATATCTGGCATGGTAACGACAAAAATGAATGACTAA
- a CDS encoding acyl carrier protein, with protein sequence MDKDELIAAIKEIAAPYTADKTALAHLSEKTDFITDLKINSANLVDIVLDLEEKFGIEIDNDAMARMLNVKSTVEIIEAKMRAHDRK encoded by the coding sequence ATGGATAAAGATGAATTAATTGCCGCTATCAAAGAAATTGCCGCTCCTTATACTGCGGATAAAACAGCACTGGCTCATCTCAGTGAAAAAACCGATTTTATTACGGATCTTAAAATCAATTCAGCCAATCTGGTAGATATAGTGCTGGATCTGGAAGAAAAATTCGGGATAGAAATAGATAATGATGCAATGGCCAGGATGCTGAATGTCAAATCAACTGTGGAAATCATTGAGGCGAAAATGCGCGCACATGATAGGAAATGA
- the zwf gene encoding glucose-6-phosphate dehydrogenase, producing MKTSQCLNPTVFVIFGGTGDLNMRKLAPALYNLYSDGYMPKDYAIIGTARSKLTDVQFRTTIMDGVNQFSRAGKVKKEKWDDFAANVYYNPVDVSAPETFQDLKTSIEKLKKKFGPKTQVIYYLAVAPNLFPLIAECISKYDLAGNEDNCRIVIEKPFGRDLETARELNKLLTGIFTEKQIYRIDHYLGKETVQNIMAFRFANSFLEPLWNRTYIDHVQISVTEQLGVGDRGGYYDGAGALRDMIQNHILQLLCLIGMETPINFDADEIRNKKVDVLKAMRPFGPDDIRNSTVRGQYSKGWVEGKEVPGYRSEKDVDAHSNTETFAAAKFFVDNWRWQGIPFYVRTGKRLFQTSSLITIQFKDVPHQVFPAGVTEHWQQNRLIISIQPEMSIRLQVQAKRPGLDMVLNPVDMVFDYKGTYSSEAPEAYETLLLDVMIADQTQFMRADQVESAWELLMPVINAWESKTSLSFPNYPADSWGPEDAEALIARDGFHWFTLPLKNKD from the coding sequence ATGAAAACAAGTCAATGCCTTAACCCAACCGTTTTTGTCATTTTTGGTGGCACAGGGGATCTAAATATGCGCAAACTTGCGCCAGCACTTTATAACTTGTATTCTGACGGCTATATGCCTAAAGATTATGCAATCATCGGAACAGCAAGAAGTAAACTCACTGATGTGCAGTTCCGTACTACGATTATGGACGGTGTAAACCAGTTTTCCCGTGCCGGAAAGGTAAAAAAAGAAAAATGGGATGATTTCGCAGCAAATGTATACTATAATCCGGTAGATGTATCTGCTCCTGAAACTTTCCAGGATCTGAAAACAAGCATTGAAAAACTTAAAAAGAAATTTGGTCCTAAAACACAGGTTATTTATTACCTGGCAGTAGCGCCTAACCTGTTTCCACTGATTGCAGAGTGTATTTCTAAATATGATCTTGCAGGAAATGAAGATAACTGCCGTATCGTAATTGAAAAACCTTTTGGTCGTGATTTAGAGACTGCCAGAGAGTTAAATAAATTACTGACAGGAATCTTCACTGAGAAACAGATTTATAGAATTGACCATTATCTGGGTAAGGAAACTGTCCAGAATATCATGGCTTTCCGTTTCGCCAACTCTTTCCTTGAACCGCTTTGGAACCGTACTTACATTGATCACGTACAGATTTCTGTAACTGAACAGTTGGGCGTTGGAGACCGCGGTGGTTATTATGATGGTGCAGGAGCCCTGAGAGATATGATTCAAAATCATATTTTACAATTGCTTTGCTTAATTGGTATGGAAACTCCTATCAATTTTGACGCAGATGAGATCAGAAACAAAAAGGTTGATGTATTAAAAGCTATGCGTCCGTTCGGCCCTGATGATATTCGTAACAGTACTGTCCGCGGACAATATTCTAAAGGATGGGTTGAAGGTAAAGAGGTTCCTGGCTACAGATCTGAAAAAGATGTGGATGCACATTCCAACACTGAAACTTTTGCCGCAGCAAAATTCTTCGTGGATAACTGGCGCTGGCAGGGAATTCCTTTCTATGTACGTACAGGTAAGCGTCTGTTCCAGACTTCTTCATTGATTACGATACAGTTTAAGGATGTTCCCCATCAGGTATTTCCTGCAGGTGTAACTGAACACTGGCAACAGAACAGACTGATCATCAGTATCCAGCCTGAAATGAGTATCCGTTTACAGGTACAGGCTAAAAGACCAGGCCTGGACATGGTACTCAACCCGGTTGATATGGTTTTCGATTACAAAGGAACCTATAGTTCAGAAGCGCCTGAAGCTTATGAAACTTTATTACTGGATGTCATGATCGCTGATCAGACACAGTTTATGCGTGCAGATCAGGTAGAAAGTGCATGGGAATTATTGATGCCGGTCATCAATGCATGGGAAAGTAAAACTTCATTGAGTTTCCCTAATTACCCTGCAGATTCATGGGGACCTGAAGATGCTGAAGCACTGATTGCCAGAGATGGTTTCCACTGGTTCACTTTACCTTTAAAAAATAAAGACTAG
- a CDS encoding type III polyketide synthase, with protein sequence MSVIIKSISKVLPAHSRTTAEIIPFLDGWLHGQEERFIRKVKKIFENAAVDQRYSILSPQQVFSELTFGERNDIYIRESIKLGTRCLDAAIQKAGWKNTDLDYIITVSCTGIMIPSLDAYLINNLKLRQDIIRLPVTEMGCAAGVSGIIYARNFLKANPGKRAAVVAVESPTATFQLNDFSMTNIVSAAIFGDGAACVLLSSHEEDKGPEILDDGMYHFYDAEDMMGFKFTDTGLQMVLDITVPEIIANHFPAIIHPFLAKNNLDIPAVDHLIFHPGGKKIIETVEKLFGALGKNIEDTKAVLRLYGNMSSVTVLYVLERIMDKQPRPGETGLMLSFGPGFSAQRILLQW encoded by the coding sequence ATGAGTGTAATTATAAAAAGCATTAGCAAAGTATTGCCGGCGCATTCAAGAACTACCGCCGAAATTATTCCTTTTCTTGATGGATGGCTACACGGACAGGAAGAAAGATTTATCCGTAAGGTTAAAAAGATATTTGAAAATGCAGCTGTGGACCAGCGCTATTCTATCCTGTCTCCGCAACAGGTATTCAGTGAACTGACCTTTGGAGAGCGGAATGATATTTATATCAGGGAAAGTATAAAACTCGGTACCCGCTGTCTGGATGCTGCCATTCAAAAGGCGGGATGGAAAAATACAGATCTCGACTATATCATTACTGTGAGCTGCACCGGAATCATGATTCCTTCTCTGGATGCTTATCTGATCAATAATTTAAAATTACGTCAGGATATTATACGGCTGCCGGTAACAGAAATGGGTTGTGCAGCGGGGGTTTCCGGAATTATTTACGCCCGGAACTTTTTAAAAGCCAATCCGGGTAAAAGAGCGGCCGTGGTGGCTGTGGAATCTCCGACTGCTACTTTTCAGCTCAACGATTTCTCCATGACCAATATAGTCAGTGCTGCTATTTTCGGTGACGGGGCCGCCTGCGTCCTGTTATCTTCGCATGAAGAAGACAAGGGTCCGGAAATTCTGGATGACGGGATGTACCATTTTTATGATGCTGAAGACATGATGGGTTTTAAATTCACTGATACAGGTTTACAGATGGTACTGGATATTACTGTCCCTGAAATTATCGCGAACCATTTCCCCGCAATCATCCATCCATTTTTAGCTAAAAACAATTTGGATATTCCGGCTGTAGATCATCTTATTTTTCATCCCGGCGGAAAAAAAATCATTGAAACCGTAGAGAAACTATTCGGTGCACTGGGCAAAAACATAGAGGATACCAAAGCGGTATTAAGGCTTTATGGGAATATGTCAAGTGTCACGGTATTATATGTCCTTGAGCGGATTATGGATAAACAGCCCCGTCCGGGAGAGACAGGACTAATGCTCAGTTTTGGTCCGGGATTTTCCGCACAACGGATTTTATTGCAGTGGTAG
- a CDS encoding 4'-phosphopantetheinyl transferase family protein: MIGNDIVDLRQAELDSNWQRKGYLDKICTAPEQQMILTALYPARMLWLIWTMKESACKIVQRKTGIRSYVPLKFCCEVACHDGLQASGTVNYLEEIFQIRTEIKDNCIHSSAVPQSSDFEHLHLHYLQPSATYREEFNSLSGLYLLAGTPSGLPELTHQITGHKHAVSVSHHGEYLAIIYSDSLLSAD, from the coding sequence ATGATAGGAAATGATATTGTTGATCTCAGACAGGCTGAGCTGGACAGCAACTGGCAGCGTAAAGGTTATCTCGATAAAATCTGTACTGCTCCCGAGCAGCAAATGATCCTTACAGCTTTATACCCCGCAAGGATGTTATGGTTAATCTGGACCATGAAAGAATCAGCGTGTAAGATTGTTCAGCGCAAAACGGGCATCAGAAGTTATGTGCCTTTGAAATTCTGTTGTGAGGTGGCCTGTCATGATGGTTTGCAGGCCAGCGGAACGGTAAATTATCTGGAAGAGATTTTCCAGATCAGAACCGAAATCAAAGACAATTGCATTCATTCTTCGGCTGTCCCGCAAAGCAGTGATTTTGAGCATCTGCATCTGCATTATCTGCAGCCATCAGCCACCTACAGAGAAGAATTCAATAGTTTATCAGGACTTTATTTACTGGCCGGTACTCCATCAGGTCTTCCGGAGTTAACCCATCAGATAACCGGCCATAAGCATGCTGTTTCAGTTAGTCACCATGGTGAATATCTGGCAATTATTTATTCAGATTCTCTTCTATCAGCAGATTGA